The window TTCGCCTGTATATCCGTCTTCTCCAAGGACATTAAGCATTGCCGATGGGCTTACATTTTCGGTATTCCCCAATGGCCAATTTAAAATAGCCCTTAAATGCTGTTCAAATTGTGATGTTACATTCCCTTCAATGGATTGATGCCCACTATTATGCGTTCTTGGGGCTATTTCATTTACCAATAAAGTACCCTCTTTGGTTAAGAACATCTCTATGGCCAGAAGGCCCACCATCTCTAGTTTTTGAATTAGATCTTTGGCTAATGCTTGTGCCTCGTCTTCTACCTTGCTATCAATTTCGGCCGGAGAAAATAAGTACTCCACTAGGTTTTTCTCAGGGTGAAATACCATCTCAACGGTTGGGAAAGTCTGAATATCTCCCTTTTCGTTTCTAGCTACGATCACAGAAATCTCTTTATCAAAATCTACCAGGTCTTCAATGAAACCTGGTGCGTCGAAAGCCTTACTTAAATCATCCGCCTTTCTGATAACTTGTACTCCTCTGCCGTCATATCCGCCTGTAGCCAGTTTATTCACGAAAGGTAAAGAAGCCTCATTTTTTGCTACATCTTCTCGATTATTGACAACCGTGAAGTCAGCGGTAGGAATACCATTGGCTTTGTAAAATTCCTTTTGATGTAGCTTATTTTGAATAAGCTCTATAATAGCGGGTTGAGGGTAAACCTTTTTGCCTTCGGCTTCGAGTTGTTTGAGCGCTTTCGTATTTACATTTTCGATTTCGATCGTGATCAATTCTTTATCCTTACCAAAGGCATAAACAGTGTCGTAATCAGTCAATGACCCTTTCTGAAAAGTCGTCCCAATGTTTTTGCAAGGGGCATTTTCATCAGGGTCGATCACATGAATATCTAAGTTGAAATCGATGGCAGATTGGATCATCATTCGGCCAAGTTGACCACCTCCAAGTACACCAATTTTTAGGTTAGGATTAAAGGACATAAAGCGTTGCTGTGAAAATTCAAAGTTAGTTAAATAAACTAAAATTGGGACTTACTCAGGTATGTCTATTCCCATCTTTTGCATCAGCTTCGTCGCGTTAAAACTCTTACAGATTCCAGGAGTCAGTTTGTAGTCGAATTTGATTTCATCGCCTGTAATTTCGCTGTTAAAACTATAGTTTTTAACACCATTCAATTCGTTAGTAATGTTGCCCAGTTCTATGTCATGTGTGGACACAAACCCAAAGGCATACGATGCATTGAGCTGTTTAATCAAAGCAAGAGCTCCTTTATGACGATCCTTTGAATTGGTTCCTTTTAAGACCTCATCAATCATAAATAGGATTGGAGTTTCATTGTCAATAGATGCCAATAGCTGTTTTAACCTTTTAAGCTCGGCATAAAATGAGGATACGTTTTCTTCTAGATCGTCTTGACTGCGCATGCTGGTGAAAACATTCAACGGACTCACAGTCATTTTTGCAGCACAAACTGGTGCTCCCATTAGGCCTAAAATACAGTTGACACCCACCGTTCTAAGGAAAGTACTCTTGCCACTCATATTTGATCCGGTGATCAAGCAAATACCACCTTCACCATGAAACTCAAAGTTGTTGGTCACTCGGCTTTCTGATTTGATCAGCGGGTGTCCCAAACTTTCTGCTTCAATATCAAAGTGGTTGGTACTGATTGTTGGGAACTTGAAATCTGGGTTGGAATAGGCAAAACCGGCAATACTTGCAAGAGCATCGATCTCCGATATTGTTTCAAACCATGTCTTGATATCAGCGCTGTTTTCGTTTTTCCAATTGGCAATTTTTATGTACCAGAAGATATCCAAGAGCAAAAGGATGTCTAATACAATATAAAAGACATTGACGCGATTCTGAAGATTGTCCAGAATCATAGTAAGACTCTTAATCGTTTGAGAAGCACTAGTCTTATCGTTTAAGATGGTCTTTTTTAAGTGGGTCAATCTCGGGCTTGAGAATTCGGTGCTTTCAATCATTTGGATTTGGTACCTCATGGCATTCAAAGATTTGTACCCCTCTTCAGTTCGCTGAGTAACATCTCTAACTTTACTAAAAACACCGCCGAGGATAATTAGATTAAAAAAGCCGATAAGAACGGGTATGCCAGATTGCAAGGTGCCCATTGTACTCAAGGCAATAGTGGTAATCATGGCCAAAGGCAACACAGCCAACAAAACTTTGTAAAGACCTATGTTTTTTATGGAAGTATCCTCTTTCAGCCAGTCTAATAATGGTTGATGATCAATATCCGTATCAGCGTTAGCTTTGCCATAAGCTTCAAAATTTTGTCTAAAGTCGAGGTTTGGCGCTAATTCTTCTACGCTCTGTTGTCTGTCTCTTATTTCTTCGACTGACGCACCATAACCGAGCCATTTGGCCAAGGTCTTTTCACCTAAAAAGGTAGATGTCCTATTAATAAGTTGGAACAAAGAGTGTTTACCAAAAACATCAAGGTCTTCATGATAAGGGTGCGAAACATTATAATACTTCTTGCCATCTTCAAACCCTTTCAAATCATTGTCCATCCGTTTTATTTCGTTGGTATTGATCTGCTCTTGAGCTTGTGCTAGCTTTAAATCGAACCTTACCGTGGAGTGCTTTTTTAAAAGTAAAACGTAAGCGACCAACGCAACTACAATTATCGCCAGCATGGAGGCACCATCTTTATTATCGGCAGAAACAATGATACCAATTGTGGCGCCAACAAAAATGAGTACGCGTACCCAAGAAAGAGTTGTGTATTGACTTTTTAGTTTTCCAGCAGATTCAGAGAACTGAGATTGGCGTGATTTATAGTTTTTGTAGATAGCTTCTTTCAAGGCGTCGAGAGTTAAATCCGATTTAACGTAATTATTGAATAAGGGATTTCAAAAAGTCTGCTAAACTAGTGAATTGCCATATTCTTTCTATTTAGAAATTCTTTATATCTTCAAAGCTTACTGAACAGATTATCTGTGGCTATTGAAGAAAGTGAGTTGCTCGAAGCCTTTTCGAAAGGCGATGAAGCAGCTTTTGAAAAGTTATTCTCGGAATATTACGAACCGGCCTGTCGGTACGTGATTCGCATTATTCGCGACCGTGATACGACGGAAGAGATCGTCCAAGCCACGTTTG is drawn from Roseivirga misakiensis and contains these coding sequences:
- a CDS encoding 5-(carboxyamino)imidazole ribonucleotide synthase produces the protein MSFNPNLKIGVLGGGQLGRMMIQSAIDFNLDIHVIDPDENAPCKNIGTTFQKGSLTDYDTVYAFGKDKELITIEIENVNTKALKQLEAEGKKVYPQPAIIELIQNKLHQKEFYKANGIPTADFTVVNNREDVAKNEASLPFVNKLATGGYDGRGVQVIRKADDLSKAFDAPGFIEDLVDFDKEISVIVARNEKGDIQTFPTVEMVFHPEKNLVEYLFSPAEIDSKVEDEAQALAKDLIQKLEMVGLLAIEMFLTKEGTLLVNEIAPRTHNSGHQSIEGNVTSQFEQHLRAILNWPLGNTENVSPSAMLNVLGEDGYTGEAKYEGMDEVLATSGVHVHLYGKKLTKPFRKMGHITITDTDKERLREKVNFVKAQLKVKA
- a CDS encoding MutS family DNA mismatch repair protein, which gives rise to MKEAIYKNYKSRQSQFSESAGKLKSQYTTLSWVRVLIFVGATIGIIVSADNKDGASMLAIIVVALVAYVLLLKKHSTVRFDLKLAQAQEQINTNEIKRMDNDLKGFEDGKKYYNVSHPYHEDLDVFGKHSLFQLINRTSTFLGEKTLAKWLGYGASVEEIRDRQQSVEELAPNLDFRQNFEAYGKANADTDIDHQPLLDWLKEDTSIKNIGLYKVLLAVLPLAMITTIALSTMGTLQSGIPVLIGFFNLIILGGVFSKVRDVTQRTEEGYKSLNAMRYQIQMIESTEFSSPRLTHLKKTILNDKTSASQTIKSLTMILDNLQNRVNVFYIVLDILLLLDIFWYIKIANWKNENSADIKTWFETISEIDALASIAGFAYSNPDFKFPTISTNHFDIEAESLGHPLIKSESRVTNNFEFHGEGGICLITGSNMSGKSTFLRTVGVNCILGLMGAPVCAAKMTVSPLNVFTSMRSQDDLEENVSSFYAELKRLKQLLASIDNETPILFMIDEVLKGTNSKDRHKGALALIKQLNASYAFGFVSTHDIELGNITNELNGVKNYSFNSEITGDEIKFDYKLTPGICKSFNATKLMQKMGIDIPE